The sequence ATGCGGGCGTGGTCCACCTTGGACGCGTCGATGCGCAGGCCGTGGATGTAGCGGTACGTGCCGAGTTTTTCCGGCTGACCGTCCTCGGGCTTCCAGTATTGGACCTCTTCACTCCGAGCGTCATCGACGCATCGGATGATGCGCAGGGTGTTCAGGATGAAGTAGGGCTCTGGATGGTTATCCACCTCCGCACGGATGAACTGCACGTCCCGAACGCTCAGCCGTTGGAAGATCTGCACGAAGCGTTCATGAACCACAGGAACACTGAAGGCAGCCCAGCAAAACTCCAAGGGGTCTCCCGGTACGTCGAGAGGGAATCGGGGCACACAGCCCAGTTCCAGGGCGCGGCCATCAAAAAATTGCCACGGGTCGAGTTCTTGTCCCTGCGGATCCAGAGGAGTGCCAAGGTGCCAGCGCGTGTGTGAGCGCCTGTCGTCCAGAAGTTCGTAGTACCTGGGCATGTTTGCGCTCTTTCGTCACTCGAAAGGTTTCGTCGCAAGCTGATGAAGCCGTGAGCCTGGGGTACACACATCCCGAGCGAGACCCTCGAGAGCTGTCACCAGCTTGCTTCTACACTCCGAAACGGAGCTGCAACGTGCGATCGCGTTGAGCAGCGTGCGGTAAACGGCTTCGTGATACGCGGCGGGATGGGGACCCTGATGGCCTGCGAGGTAAACGAGGTTTGCCGGGTCGTTGAGGTCCATGCCTGCTCTGGCAAAGATCCGCTGAAACAGTGGCGTCCATGGGCCGCCCCTCGTGGCTGAAGCTTCGTTCTTGTCCGTGGCCAGGTGGTGCCACTGGTGGCCGTCCTTCTTCTGAGAGCCATCGCTGCAGGCTCTGCCCACGCCGGATGCAGCCGTCCCCAAGGCCGCTCCAGCGATGGCCAGGGTGCCGTCTGCCACCACATGGGCCGTGGATGCAGATTGGACGACGCCTCCTCCCGCCATGGCAAAGCGAGGAGGATTTAGCAGT comes from Hyalangium minutum and encodes:
- a CDS encoding imm11 family protein; protein product: MPRYYELLDDRRSHTRWHLGTPLDPQGQELDPWQFFDGRALELGCVPRFPLDVPGDPLEFCWAAFSVPVVHERFVQIFQRLSVRDVQFIRAEVDNHPEPYFILNTLRIIRCVDDARSEEVQYWKPEDGQPEKLGTYRYIHGLRIDASKVDHARIFRTWGWDIALILSEDLKQAIEAAGITGTRFVEV